The window CGGATCATGTCCTGGAGGATCTCCTCCGGCGCCTCGAAACCGAAGAGGGCGGGGTTGCCCGTGTTGAGGCGCAGGACGCTGTGGCCCGCCTCCTCCAGTGCGTTGGCGTGCTCGATCACGGGGCCGCGGATCTCGTAACAGACCTCGCTGAGCTTGCTCGACTGCCGGAACTCCATGCGCCCTCGCCTTCCGGTTCGTGTGTTGCTTGGTTTTACCAAGTAGACGCTTGGAAAGTCCAACGACATGTCTAGACTGCGTTCCATGTCACCTCGCCGAAGCTACGACCAGTACTGCTCCGCCGCGCGGGCGCTCGACCTCGTCGGGGACCGCTGGACCCTGCTGATCGTGCGGGAATTGCTGGCCGGGCCGCGTCGCTACACGGACCTGCACGCGGACCTGCCGGGGGTCAGCACGGACGTCCTCGCGTCGCGGCTGAAGGACATGGAGCGGGACGGGCTGACCACGCGCCGCCGGCTGCCGCCGCCGGGTGCGGCCTACGTCTACGAACTCACCCCGCGCGGACGGGAGTTGCTGCCGGTGCTGCAGGCGCTCGGGGTGTGGGGGGAGGCCGCGCTCGGGGAGCGCCGGCCCACCGACGCCGTGCGGGCCCATTGGTTCGCGCTGCCGTTGCTGCGTGCGCTGGAGGGGGGCAGCGCGGGGCTGGTCGAAGTCCGGCTGGAGGAGGGGGAGTTCCACGTGCGGGTGGGCGCCGGGGAGGGGCCGGTGTACGGGGAGGGGGGCGCGCCGGGGGAGGCGGACGTGCGCCTGTCCCTCGACGCGGGCACCTGCGGTGTGCTCGGCCGGGGGGAGCTGGGGTTGCGTGAGGCTGTGCGGCGGGGCTTGGTCGAGGTGACGGGGGAGGGGGCGCTGGCGAAGGAGCTGCGGGACGCCTGAGGTTCATCGTCGACCGCGGCTCCGGTAGGGCTTCCCGCGCAGTTCCCCGCGCTCCTGAAACCCAGACCCGGCGGGCCTGAAAGCCGGCGCCCGGCGACCTGAGGGCACCGATGGGCCCCCACCGGACCCGCCGACGGGGGCGAGGGGTGGGGAAAGGCCCGCCGAACCGTGGCCTACGGTTCGGCGGGCCTGCCGGCACCGGTCAGGCGCCCGGCGGCGGTACCCGGGTCGGGCGGCCTGTGCCTCGGGTCAGGGTGTAGCCGCCGATACCCGCCAGCGCGGCCAGCGCGGCGCCCAGCGCCGTCCAGACCCAGCGGTCGCTCCACCAGCCCGAGGACCAGCCGTCGTCGGGTTCGAGGGAGGACAGGACGGCCCCCGTGGAGGAGTCGTCCTCGGCGTCCTCCTGCGCGGAGGTGACGGCGACACCGGGCACCAACGGCCGCGCCAGCGAACCGTCGACGGCCGCGGCCCCGCCCATGTCCTTCGACTCGACCCCGACCTCGGTGCCGACCGGCAGCCCCAGATCGGCCGTGGCCACCCGGACCGTGGTGAGGCGGACGTAGTACGTGCCCGGCAGCGGATCGTCGGCCCACGGCTCCGACCAGGCACGCACCGTGCGCAGGGTGCAGGACAGCTCGACGGAGGCCGCCCCCGCCCCGGCGGTCCGGGTCTGCGCACCGTACTGACAGGCCTGGCGGCGCCGCAGCCCGTCGAACACGTCGATCTGCCAGGTGGAGGCGGACCCGGCGCCCTCGGGCAGCTTCACGGTCGCCCGTACGGTGGGCCGTTGGCCGGCGTCGGCCGGGAACGACCAGTACAGGTAGTCGCCGGTCGAGGCGCTCGCCGTCGCGGTCTGCCCCTGCTCGAACTCCGTGGCCGTACGGAAGGAGGTGCCCGCCTGCGTGGGCGCGTCACCGTCCTTCGCGGGGCTCGCGGAGGGGGTGGTGTCGGCGACGGCCGGGGAGACGGCCAGGCCGAGCATCAGCAGGGCGGTGCCCAGCACACGTGTGATCCGCATCAGTTGGTCCTCCAGACCGCGAGCCGCCAGCGCGACAGCCAGCCCCACAGCACACCCGCCAGGAACCCGGCGAGCACCAGCACACCGAGCAGCCACCAGCCGCGGCCGAGGCCGAAGGAGGCCACGTCGCCCGCCCGGTCGGGGCCTTCGACGACGTCGACGGTGATTTCGAGCGGCAGACCGGGCGTGGTCTTCACACCGGCCGCCGGTGAGTAGGCGTGGGTCACCTGCAGACACACGGTCTCGGCGTCGTCCGTGGCGTCGTCCTCGTCCTCGGTCTCCGCCTTCGGGTAGCGCAGACCGGTCGAGATGACGTCCGTACGGCCGTTCCCGGCCGCCTCACCGCGCACGATCTCGCGGTTCTTGGTGGTCACCGCGCGCAGCAGCACCCCGTAGTCGGGGTTGACGTCACGGTCGGCCGCGACGCTCACCGAGGCGCGCAGCTCCTGGCCGGGTTTCACGTCCACCCGGTACCAGCGCTGCCGGCCGAACTCCTCACGGTCGGTGTACAGCCCCGACGTGAGCGTCGGCGCCTTCGCGCACGCCTCGGCGCCCTCGACGGCCTTCGGCACGACCACCGGGTCGGCGGCGCGGTCGACCAACTGATTGACGCGTTCGGTGAGTTCGTCACCGTGCTCGATCGAGGTGTACGTGCCGCCGGTCGCCTCCGCGATACAGCTCAGCTGGAGCCGCATCTTGGCGTTCGGGACCAGGCCGAGCGTGTCGATGGTCAGGCCGATGCCCTTCGCCGCGATCTCCCGGGCCACCTCGCACGGGTCGAGCGGGGCGCAGGTGTCCTCGCCGTCGCTGATCAGCACGATGCGCTTGGTGCCCTCGCCGCCCTCCAGGTCGTCGGCCGCCTTCAGCAGCGCCGGGCCGATCGGGGTCCAGCCGGTCGGGGCGAGCGTCGCCACCGCCGTCTTCGCCTCGGTACGGTCCAGCGGCCCCACCGGATAGAGCTGCGCGGTGTCCTTGCAGCCCGTCTTCCGGTCATCGCCCGGGTAGTCGGCGCCCAGGGTGCGGATGCCGAGCTGGACCTCCTCGGGCGTGGCGTCCAGTACCTCGTTGAACGCCTGCTTGGCCGCGGACATGCGGGACTGGCCGTCGATGTCCTTGGCCCGCATCGAACCGCTGACGTCCAGCAGGAGGTTGACCTTGGGCGCGGTGGCCGAGATCTCGTCGGCGACTGCCGTGGAAGGGACCGCGATCCCGGCCGTCAGGACGGCGAGCAGGACGAACACCCCTGTCGCCAGCCTTTGTCTTGTGATCATCGGCGGATCCTATTGATCCGGAGGGTCACCCTTCAAAACGAGACCGCCTGTCGACGATCCGTTCACCGGACGGACGGCGCGCGAGCACGGTCCCTTTCGGCCCCGCCGCTCACCTCAGCGGACTCGGCATCTCCGCCCAGATGTCGCCGGGCCGCTCCGGCGAAAGACGCATCAGCGTCAACGCCTTCGTCGGTACGGGCCCCTCCAGCAACGTGGCCAGATCGGGCGTGCGCGGCAGATCCCGTACGGCGGCGGACAGCGCCTCGCGCAGCACCGGCGTCGAACCGGCCGTCGCGCCCAGCGTGCCCGTGATCAGGGCGCCGAACAGCTTGCGGCGCAGGGTGGCCTCGTCGTCCGTGATGATGCGGCCGGTCATGGCCGGGGCGGGGATGCCGTGCCGGGCGAGGCGGGCGGGGCTGACCCTGATGTCCGCGAGGTCCCGGTAGACGAGACGGCGGGGGGCACCCGAGGGGGACAGGACCACCAGGAGGTTCTGGCCGTGCGCCTCCAGGGCCACGCCCAGGTCGAGGAGCCGGAGGCAGACCGTGAGGGCGAGACGGGCGAAGTCCGCCAGCCAGGACGGCGACCCGGGCAGCCCGGTCGCCGCGAGCGCGGCCACCGGCAGGACCCGCTCGCCGGTCGTCGTGTCCGCGTACGTCTCCGGCGACTCCCGCAGCACCGCGGCGAGATCGGGCGAACCGGCGGTGACCGCGCCGAGGGTGCGCGTGACGTGCAGCAGTCCCTCGGTGCGGGCGGCGACCTCCGCCATGAAGTCCGACACGATCGCGGACGTCTCGATCGAGTAGACCGAGATGTCCCGGACGGACGAGGTCAGCCGGGCGCTCAGCGCGGTCTTGACGTGCGGGCCGCCGTCCGCGAGGGCGAGGGTGCGCAGGGACATCAGCGGATGCGCCTCGATCACCTCACCCGGCATCCCCGGCGGACACTTGAGCACATGGGCCGCCTGCCACGGATGCACCGGAACCAGCACCCGCCCACCGTCCCGGAACTCGGCCGGCCAATGCCCGACGACCAGCGCGTCCTCCACCGGGGCCAGCCCCAGCCGTACGACCTGCCGGTGCTCGGGCCCGTAGGCGAGCTGGTCGCCGGCCGAGAACCCGGGCCGGGAACGGCAGTTGGGATGGAAGGGGTGGCCGTCGACGATCCGCTGTTCCCACTCCCAACTGGTCACCGGGTCGGCGACGGACTCCGTCCGATCGGCGCGGGACAGCGCCAACGAGGCCACGCTGTGGCCGAGTTCGACCGCGAAGGCCGCGCTGTGCGGCACCGCCAGGGCGGTCATGAGCCGCGCGGGACGGTCGTAGCGCCGCTCGTCGAGCCACACCTCCGCGGTGTGCGCGGCCGTGCCGTACGGGTCCACGGCCGGGCCGTGCAGCCGGCGGCCGTCGGCCAGGTGGAGCGTGACCCCGTCGCCCCCGGCCGCGACCCGGCGTACCACCCACGGCAGCGGCTCATGCACGAGGCCGCGCCACAGCCGGGACAGCACCGCCGCCCGGGCGCCGGGCAGGGCGGCGGTGTACGGCAGCGTCAGATCGGGGCGTACGGCGCCCAGTTCGGCGCCCAGCGCCGCCTCGGCGTCGCACAACGGGTGACGGTCCACGGACGGGCTCCTCGGTGAGGGACGGGCACGGAACCCGCATCGGCATCGACATAGGCGTACGACCACTGCCCGCCCGCCCGCCTCCGCCGCGACGCCCGACGGCAGCGCGACGCGGCCCCGCATGGCCGCTTCGCGACGGGCAGACATACTGATCACGAGTGCACCGTAAGGAACGAATGGACCCCGTGGACACCGACCCGCCTCGTGACACCACCGGCCTGCCCGCCGCCACCCCCGATCCGGCCCGCGACGCCACGGCTCTCGCCGCCGACGCCTACGCCGCCGCCCCGCTGCTCAACTGTCTGCTGAGGGAGGCGGCGGACCCCGTCGAGGCGACGGGTGAGGGCGTGGTGCACCGGCTGCGGGCCGGGGGGCGGCTTCTGCGGGTACGCGGCACCCGGCGTCCCGCGCACCCCGAGGTGCGGGCGGCGGGGGCGTGGCAGGCGCTCGGCCACGCCGCACTCGTCGAACTCGCCGCCGAGGAACTCCGCGCTCTCACCGGAGTGCCCAACCCCGACCTGCCCGCCGAGATGCTCGACAGCCGCGAGGCCGTGGCCGCCCTCCTCGCCGCGCGCGCCCGCACGCCGGCGCCCGAGGACCCCTACCGGCGCTCCGAGCAGTCCCTGATCACCGGCCACCCGTTCCATCCCGCGCCCAAGGCCCGCGGCGGCGGCCCGGTCGCGGGCTGGCTGTCGTACGCGCCCGAGGTGTACGCCGCGTTCCCGCTGGTCCTTCTCGGGGTCCGTGCGGACGCGGTGGTCGAGGAGGGGGACACGGGCGGGCTCGACGCGCTCGGCGCGGCCCCGCCCGGCTACCGGCTCCTGCCCGCCCATCCCTGGCAACTCGACCTCGTGGGAGCGGAGTTGGCCGACGCGTTCGCCGACGGCCGCCTCGTACGCCTCGGCCGGACCGACGCCGAGGTGTGGCCGACGGCGGCGATCCGCACGGTGTACGTGCCCGAGGTCCCGCCCGGGTCCGGGCCGGCCGCCCCCGACCTCTTCCTCAAGTTCAGCCTGGACGTGCGGATCACCAACGACATCCGCCGCCTGTGGCGCCACGACCTGCTCAGGCTGCGCCGGACGGACCGGGCGGTCGTCGGCGCCTTCGCCCAGGCGCCCGGTGCGTGGCTCGGCGACCGCGGGTACCGCACCGCCGACTTCGCCTTCGAGGAGCTGGCGGTCCTGGTCCGGGACGGCCTCGGCGGCCATGTGCCCCCCGGCACGACCCCCCTCCTCGCCGCCGCCCTCACCGAGGACGGCGACGCCTTCCCGGACAACCCGCTGGCCCGCGCCGCCGACCCCGGCGCCTGGTGGGAGGCGTACCTGCGCGCGGTCGTCCCCCCGGCTCTGGCCGCCTTCCACGGCCACGGTGTCGTCCTGGAGGCCCACCTGCAGAACACCCTCGTCGTCTGCGACCCCTCGGGAACGCCCGTGCGGGCCCTCTACCGCGACGCCGAGGGCGTGAAGCTCCTCCCGGAGGTGACGCGTGAGGCGGGCTGGGAGCGGCTGGTCTACTGCCTGTTCGTCAACAACATCCTGGAGATCGCCGCGGCCCTGGCCGAACACCACCCCGGGTGCGACCCCTGGCCCGCCCTACGGAAGGAGCTGGCGT is drawn from Streptomyces bottropensis ATCC 25435 and contains these coding sequences:
- a CDS encoding IucA/IucC family protein, whose product is MDPVDTDPPRDTTGLPAATPDPARDATALAADAYAAAPLLNCLLREAADPVEATGEGVVHRLRAGGRLLRVRGTRRPAHPEVRAAGAWQALGHAALVELAAEELRALTGVPNPDLPAEMLDSREAVAALLAARARTPAPEDPYRRSEQSLITGHPFHPAPKARGGGPVAGWLSYAPEVYAAFPLVLLGVRADAVVEEGDTGGLDALGAAPPGYRLLPAHPWQLDLVGAELADAFADGRLVRLGRTDAEVWPTAAIRTVYVPEVPPGSGPAAPDLFLKFSLDVRITNDIRRLWRHDLLRLRRTDRAVVGAFAQAPGAWLGDRGYRTADFAFEELAVLVRDGLGGHVPPGTTPLLAAALTEDGDAFPDNPLARAADPGAWWEAYLRAVVPPALAAFHGHGVVLEAHLQNTLVVCDPSGTPVRALYRDAEGVKLLPEVTREAGWERLVYCLFVNNILEIAAALAEHHPGCDPWPALRKELACHGEVPEVAGLLDSPTLPGKTNLLLRWTGADGADARYLPLPNPFGRTSGRRGRPSV
- a CDS encoding winged helix-turn-helix transcriptional regulator — protein: MSPRRSYDQYCSAARALDLVGDRWTLLIVRELLAGPRRYTDLHADLPGVSTDVLASRLKDMERDGLTTRRRLPPPGAAYVYELTPRGRELLPVLQALGVWGEAALGERRPTDAVRAHWFALPLLRALEGGSAGLVEVRLEEGEFHVRVGAGEGPVYGEGGAPGEADVRLSLDAGTCGVLGRGELGLREAVRRGLVEVTGEGALAKELRDA
- a CDS encoding VWA domain-containing protein — its product is MITRQRLATGVFVLLAVLTAGIAVPSTAVADEISATAPKVNLLLDVSGSMRAKDIDGQSRMSAAKQAFNEVLDATPEEVQLGIRTLGADYPGDDRKTGCKDTAQLYPVGPLDRTEAKTAVATLAPTGWTPIGPALLKAADDLEGGEGTKRIVLISDGEDTCAPLDPCEVAREIAAKGIGLTIDTLGLVPNAKMRLQLSCIAEATGGTYTSIEHGDELTERVNQLVDRAADPVVVPKAVEGAEACAKAPTLTSGLYTDREEFGRQRWYRVDVKPGQELRASVSVAADRDVNPDYGVLLRAVTTKNREIVRGEAAGNGRTDVISTGLRYPKAETEDEDDATDDAETVCLQVTHAYSPAAGVKTTPGLPLEITVDVVEGPDRAGDVASFGLGRGWWLLGVLVLAGFLAGVLWGWLSRWRLAVWRTN
- a CDS encoding IucA/IucC family protein, whose translation is MDRHPLCDAEAALGAELGAVRPDLTLPYTAALPGARAAVLSRLWRGLVHEPLPWVVRRVAAGGDGVTLHLADGRRLHGPAVDPYGTAAHTAEVWLDERRYDRPARLMTALAVPHSAAFAVELGHSVASLALSRADRTESVADPVTSWEWEQRIVDGHPFHPNCRSRPGFSAGDQLAYGPEHRQVVRLGLAPVEDALVVGHWPAEFRDGGRVLVPVHPWQAAHVLKCPPGMPGEVIEAHPLMSLRTLALADGGPHVKTALSARLTSSVRDISVYSIETSAIVSDFMAEVAARTEGLLHVTRTLGAVTAGSPDLAAVLRESPETYADTTTGERVLPVAALAATGLPGSPSWLADFARLALTVCLRLLDLGVALEAHGQNLLVVLSPSGAPRRLVYRDLADIRVSPARLARHGIPAPAMTGRIITDDEATLRRKLFGALITGTLGATAGSTPVLREALSAAVRDLPRTPDLATLLEGPVPTKALTLMRLSPERPGDIWAEMPSPLR